A DNA window from Arachis hypogaea cultivar Tifrunner chromosome 18, arahy.Tifrunner.gnm2.J5K5, whole genome shotgun sequence contains the following coding sequences:
- the LOC112769604 gene encoding uncharacterized protein, producing MRLNPEKCAFGVQGGKFLGFMLTSRGIEANPEKCEAILNMTSPKTIKEVQQLAGRVAALSRFLPSASSRSYHFFQTITKNKKFQWTEECEKAFAELKTILSSPPVLQRPEVELSEFDIQFQPRSALRAQILADFISEQTSDEHNKYWELHVDGASSRGGSGAGIILKEGDNVVAEQSLQFHFLASNNQAEYEALIAGLKLALNLQHHFSSVEHPQTNGQAEAANRVILQAIKRKLDNAKGEWAELIPEILWSYNTTIQTTMGETPFKLVYGSEALIPVEVGTPTIMTELYDEQHNTCIRNAELDLVEEDRDIAAIKQRAMKQLVARKHNSKVVPRAFSKDDLVLR from the exons ATGAGACTCAACCCAGAGAAATGTGCCTTTGGGGTGCAAGGAGGAAAATTCCTCGGATTCATGCTAACTTCACGAGGAATCGAAGCGAACCCTGAAAAATGCGAAGCAATACTTAACATGACGAGCCCTAAAACAataaaagaagtacaacaactggcAGGAAGGGTAGCAGCACTATCTCGGTTCCTACCATCAGCATCAAGCCGATCATACCACTTTTTCCAAACAATAACAAAGAATAAAAAGTTTCAATGGACAGAGGAATGCGAGAAAGCGTTTGCCGAGCTCAAAACCATTTTGTCATCACCACCAGTGCTGCAAAGACCAGAAGTCG AGCTCTCAGAATTTGATATCCAATTTCAACCAAGGTCGGCATTAAGAGCACAAATCCTCGCCGATTTCATATCGGAACAAACCTCGGATGAACACAACAAGTACTGGGAGCTACACGTTGACGGAGCATCCAGCCGAGGAGGAAGCGGAGCTGGGATAATTTTGAAGGAAGGAGACAACGTGGTGGCCGAGCAATCACTACAGTTCCACTTCCTAGCAAGCAACAACCAGGCCGAGTATGAGGCCCTCATAGCTGGACTCAAGCTCGCCCTCAACCTCCAG cACCATTTTAGCTCGGTCGAACACccccaaaccaatgggcaggccgaagctgctaaccgaGTTATATTGCAGGCAATAAAGAGAAAGCTTGACAATGCAAAGGGAGAATGGGCCGAGCTGATCCCAGAAATATTGTGGAGCTACAACACAACAATACAAACAACCATGGGCGAAACACCCTTCAAACTAGTATATGGGTCAGAGGCGTTAATTCCAGTAGAGGTCGGAACCCCCACAATTATGACCGAGCTATATGACGAACAACACAACACTTGTATAAGAAACGCCGAGCTTGACCTCGTCGAAGAAGATAGAGATATCGCGGCAATCAAACAGAGAGCCATGAAGCAATTGGTGGCAAGAAAACACAATAGCAAAGTCGTCCCAAGAGCTTTCTCTAAGGACGATTTAGTCCTCAGATGA